In Clostridiaceae bacterium, the genomic stretch TTCAACTATAACGTAATCGCCTTCAAATCTATCAATTGTTACTTTCATTATTATCCTCCTTTATTTGGGTGGATTACACCTGCTGCAAGGTGTATATCCTTTCGCTTTTGCTTCTGAAAGTTTTATTGGAATACGACTTTCGCTTAGATACTGGCATTCTGCAGAATGGTACTTTTCTCCTGATTTTGTGATGTAAACCGTAACATCTTTCTTTTCATTGTCTTTTTGTTCTTTTATTTCTTCATCTTCTTTTTGTACTTTTATTATCTCGTTTGTGGTCTGCTTCTCAGATTCTGCGGGTGGTGCTTGTGGTTTGTTCGGTGAAGCCATTTTATCAAATGTTATTTTCTTGCCATCTGTAACAGCAATAATAGTACCTGACTCATCAGTTCTATATATCTGCACACCAAAAGTGCTTAACCTGTTTATAATTATACTGTCGGGATGTCCATACTGATTGTCTTTTCCAACACTAATTACAGCATATTTAGGTGATACAGCTTTTAAAAAAGCAGGTGATGTTGAACTTGTGCTGCCATGATGTCCTACTTTAAGTACGTCAGCCTTTAGATTATACCCTTTTGAAATCATTTCTTTTTCTGATACAGTTTCAGCATCTCCGGTGAACAAAAATGAGGTTTCGCCATAGGTTAGCTTTATCACGGCAGAATAATTATTAATATCTTCATAATTATCACTATTAGGAGCAATTATTTCTACCCTGACATCTTCGCCTAAGTCAAATGTAACACCGGCTTTAGCAGTAGTGACTTTGAGACCTTTGTTTTTTATAGATAATAAAACATCTTCAAAAGTTTTTGTGGTTGTGCTTATTCTAGGCATATAAACTGAACTAATATCGAAGGAATCAATTATAGAATCCATTGAACCAATATGATCCTCGTGAGGATGAGTGCCTATTAAAACATCAATTTTGCTTATTTTGAGATCTTTTAAGTAAGACAGAATAAAACTGCTATCAGCATTATTACCGGCATCA encodes the following:
- a CDS encoding MBL fold metallo-hydrolase, producing MKFLHYIPGFRTHTKWKMIIATLYYLFTLLLFIADRSIGLFFLAVPFCILSFADLIQHKKKSVSLLKAGLSFVLSLMLLIISISSFPDYTSLRSGSSRNDAITTKTDTVNKEESKSNGTNTKNEQNVIDKETIENIKENTNEDVEEYTNEDIEEDTNENINERQNIDSQETFAEKGELKVHFLDVGQADCIFVQAPNKSMLIDAGNNADSSFILSYLKDLKISKIDVLIGTHPHEDHIGSMDSIIDSFDISSVYMPRISTTTKTFEDVLLSIKNKGLKVTTAKAGVTFDLGEDVRVEIIAPNSDNYEDINNYSAVIKLTYGETSFLFTGDAETVSEKEMISKGYNLKADVLKVGHHGSTSSTSPAFLKAVSPKYAVISVGKDNQYGHPDSIIINRLSTFGVQIYRTDESGTIIAVTDGKKITFDKMASPNKPQAPPAESEKQTTNEIIKVQKEDEEIKEQKDNEKKDVTVYITKSGEKYHSAECQYLSESRIPIKLSEAKAKGYTPCSRCNPPK